In Vespula vulgaris chromosome 7, iyVesVulg1.1, whole genome shotgun sequence, a single window of DNA contains:
- the LOC127065340 gene encoding UDP-glucosyltransferase 2-like isoform X1 produces MKYLLFLLILTSVATKLFALSILLVETIFSTSHHIWISSLVKELLRKGHHVHFTSIHTLKVDDSLAQNYTNKGFDDVMHELIIDHEYVPTTWRTYNFLYMIYFTHKLSNFMCEKIISHPTTKDTIELVKIKKFDIIVQDVTLPTCFYGLWEFAEGNPPVIGYVPFGNAPWLKDYIGGSSYPAIRPYVHMYMGIPVTIWDRTRNFICYVLDDLFRHYYMMPINQKLTNILAGKELRPLTEYERNISIVLINTHYSFEPAIPLPPNAIEIAGIHAQTAQPIRDKMICKFLDDAEDGAIIISMGTNVAWNRMESDKVKIVAAVLSKFKQRIIWKLAEDVDVQLSKNILALKWIPQNDILTHKNVKAIWTHAGLLSTHEAIWHGVPMIGMPFFMDQNSNIKMLVDKKVAVYLNYEEISMDTVEQALREIIYNPIYSQNMKKLSREFRDRPIPPLDLAVWYVEYVSRHPGKDFGSPGRFLTHMEQNLYDVYILLFMIFLISILICWYLLKYLKNLSEKLYCKLFIYKKNKQN; encoded by the exons atgaaatatttattgtttcttttgattttaacATCGGTCGCAACTAAATTATTTGCATTATCGATTCTACTAGTTGAAACTATATTTTCGACCAGTCATCACATTTGGATCTCAAGTTTGGTAAAGGAGTTACTCCGAAAAGGTCATCATGTACATTTCACGAGTATCCATACACTTAAGGTGGATGATAGTTTGGCgcaaaattatacaaataaa GGATTTGATGATGTAATGCATGAATTGATAATCGATCATGAGTATGTTCCAACAACATGGCGCACCTATAATTTCTTATAcatgatatattttacacataaattatcgaatttcATGTGTGAAAAGATCATATCTCATCCAACTACTAAGGATACCATAGAAttggtaaaaataaaaaagtttgacATTATAGTGCAAGATGTGACTTTGCCGACTTGTTTCTACGGATTATGGGAG TTTGCAGAAGGTAATCCACCCGTTATCGGCTACGTTCCTTTTGGTAATGCACCTTGGTTGAAGGATTATATCGGTGGATCAAGTTATCCTGCGATCAGACCATACGTTCACATGTACATGGGAATACCAGTGACTATTTGGGATAGAActcgtaattttatttgttacgtGCTGGATGATTTATTTCGTCATTATTACATGATGCCAATTAATCAAAAGCTGACGAACATTTTAGCTGGAAAAGAATTACGTCCATTAACAGAATATGAAAGGAATATTAGTATTGTTCTCATTAATACACATTACTCTTTTGAACCTGCTATACCATTACCACCAAACGCTATTGAAATAGCTGGCATTCATGCACAGACTGCTCAACCGATTCGTGACaag ATGATATGTAAATTCCTCGATGATGCGGAAGACGGTGccattattatatctatggGAACGAATGTGGCATGGAACAGGATGGAATCAGATAAAGTGAAGATCGTAGCTGCTGTTCTTTCGAAATTTAAGCAACGAATCATTTGGAAATTAGCGGAGGACGTGGATGTACAGTTgtcgaaaaatatattggcTTTGAAATGGATACCgcaaaatgatattttaa CTCATAAAAACGTTAAAGCTATTTGGACACATGCTGGTCTTTTGAGCACTCACGAAGCAATCTGGCATGGTGTTCCAATGATTGGAATGCCCTTTTTCATGGATCAAAATTCGAACATCAAAATGTTAGTAGACAAAAAGGTGGCTGTGTATTTGAACTATGAAGAAATTTCGATGGATACTGTGGAACAAGCTTTGAGAGAAATCATTTACAATCCTAT ATATTCGCAAAATATGAAGAAACTGTCGCGTGAATTTCGCGATCGTCCTATTCCACCACTTGATTTGGCAGTTTGGTACGTGGAATATGTCAGTCGACATCCTGGAAAAGATTTTGGCTCTCCTGGGAGATTCTTGACTCACATGGAACAAAATCTTTACGACGTTTATATCTTGCTTTTCATGATTTTTCTGATTTCTATTCTCATTTGTTGGTATTTGTTAAAGTATCTGAAAAACTTATCTGagaaattatattgtaaattgtttatttacaaaaagaataaacaaaattag
- the LOC127065340 gene encoding UDP-glucosyltransferase 2-like isoform X2 — MKYLLFLLILTSVATKLFALSILLVETIFSTSHHIWISSLVKELLRKGHHVHFTSIHTLKVDDSLAQNYTNKGFDDVMHELIIDHEYVPTTWRTYNFLYMIYFTHKLSNFMCEKIISHPTTKDTIELVKIKKFDIIVQDVTLPTCFYGLWEFAEGNPPVIGYVPFGNAPWLKDYIGGSSYPAIRPYVHMYMGIPVTIWDRTPGKELRPLTEYERNISIVLINTHYSFEPAIPLPPNAIEIAGIHAQTAQPIRDKMICKFLDDAEDGAIIISMGTNVAWNRMESDKVKIVAAVLSKFKQRIIWKLAEDVDVQLSKNILALKWIPQNDILTHKNVKAIWTHAGLLSTHEAIWHGVPMIGMPFFMDQNSNIKMLVDKKVAVYLNYEEISMDTVEQALREIIYNPIYSQNMKKLSREFRDRPIPPLDLAVWYVEYVSRHPGKDFGSPGRFLTHMEQNLYDVYILLFMIFLISILICWYLLKYLKNLSEKLYCKLFIYKKNKQN, encoded by the exons atgaaatatttattgtttcttttgattttaacATCGGTCGCAACTAAATTATTTGCATTATCGATTCTACTAGTTGAAACTATATTTTCGACCAGTCATCACATTTGGATCTCAAGTTTGGTAAAGGAGTTACTCCGAAAAGGTCATCATGTACATTTCACGAGTATCCATACACTTAAGGTGGATGATAGTTTGGCgcaaaattatacaaataaa GGATTTGATGATGTAATGCATGAATTGATAATCGATCATGAGTATGTTCCAACAACATGGCGCACCTATAATTTCTTATAcatgatatattttacacataaattatcgaatttcATGTGTGAAAAGATCATATCTCATCCAACTACTAAGGATACCATAGAAttggtaaaaataaaaaagtttgacATTATAGTGCAAGATGTGACTTTGCCGACTTGTTTCTACGGATTATGGGAG TTTGCAGAAGGTAATCCACCCGTTATCGGCTACGTTCCTTTTGGTAATGCACCTTGGTTGAAGGATTATATCGGTGGATCAAGTTATCCTGCGATCAGACCATACGTTCACATGTACATGGGAATACCAGTGACTATTTGGGATAGAActc CTGGAAAAGAATTACGTCCATTAACAGAATATGAAAGGAATATTAGTATTGTTCTCATTAATACACATTACTCTTTTGAACCTGCTATACCATTACCACCAAACGCTATTGAAATAGCTGGCATTCATGCACAGACTGCTCAACCGATTCGTGACaag ATGATATGTAAATTCCTCGATGATGCGGAAGACGGTGccattattatatctatggGAACGAATGTGGCATGGAACAGGATGGAATCAGATAAAGTGAAGATCGTAGCTGCTGTTCTTTCGAAATTTAAGCAACGAATCATTTGGAAATTAGCGGAGGACGTGGATGTACAGTTgtcgaaaaatatattggcTTTGAAATGGATACCgcaaaatgatattttaa CTCATAAAAACGTTAAAGCTATTTGGACACATGCTGGTCTTTTGAGCACTCACGAAGCAATCTGGCATGGTGTTCCAATGATTGGAATGCCCTTTTTCATGGATCAAAATTCGAACATCAAAATGTTAGTAGACAAAAAGGTGGCTGTGTATTTGAACTATGAAGAAATTTCGATGGATACTGTGGAACAAGCTTTGAGAGAAATCATTTACAATCCTAT ATATTCGCAAAATATGAAGAAACTGTCGCGTGAATTTCGCGATCGTCCTATTCCACCACTTGATTTGGCAGTTTGGTACGTGGAATATGTCAGTCGACATCCTGGAAAAGATTTTGGCTCTCCTGGGAGATTCTTGACTCACATGGAACAAAATCTTTACGACGTTTATATCTTGCTTTTCATGATTTTTCTGATTTCTATTCTCATTTGTTGGTATTTGTTAAAGTATCTGAAAAACTTATCTGagaaattatattgtaaattgtttatttacaaaaagaataaacaaaattag
- the LOC127065341 gene encoding tetratricopeptide repeat protein 1, producing the protein MDNKCETVKTNEEIIEELTKDLENSCMKEDENSMAKEFQYQSSERNKNNLSQESLKDVINNDDPDSNEKNDDADSKKAAGDSIDEEFLKEREKNLSEAEKESFKDEAEKLKNEGNIFFKDGEYMKAISLYTQGLQTCPLMYSKERAILYSNRAAAKIKCLAEKESAILDCTKAVELNPSYVKAYVRRAQLYEETEKLDEALEDYKKILTFDSGHTEANYAVRRLPPLIHEKNEKLKAEMMGKLKDLGNMVLKPFGLSTNNFELQKDPNSGGYSVKFHQTPR; encoded by the exons atggATAACAAATGTGAAACCGTAAAGACTAACGAAGAAATCATAGAAGAACTTACGAAAGATCTAGAAAATTCCTGTatgaaagaagatgaaaattcAATGGCCAAAGAATTTCAATATCAATCgagtgaaagaaataaaaataatttatcacaGGAATCTTTGAAAGatgtaattaataacgatgatcCGGATAGTAACGAAAAGAATGACGATGCAGATAGTAAGAAGGCTGCTGGAGACTCGATTGATGAAGAATTTCttaaagaaagggaaaagaaccTCAGTGAAGCCGAGAAAGAA AGTTTTAAAGATGAAGCAGAAAAACTTAAAAATGAaggcaatattttttttaaagacgGAGAATATATGAAAGCTATATCCTTATACACGCAAGGTTTACAAACGTGTCCTTTAATGTACAGTAAAGAACGGGCTATTTTGTATTCTAATAGAGCAGCGgctaaaataaaatgtctG GCTGAGAAAGAATCGGCTATATTGGATTGTACAAAAGCAGTTGAATTAAATCCAAGCTATGTAAAAGCTTACGTAAGGAGAGCACAATTATacgaagaaacagagaaattaGATGAAGCTTTAGAAGATTACAAAAAGATTTTAACCTTTGATTCTGGTCATACCGAAGCTAATTATGCAGTTAGA AGGTTACCACCCTTAatacatgaaaaaaatgaaaaattaaaagcagAAATGATGGGTAAATTAAAGGACCTTGGCAATATGGTATTGAAACCATTTGGTCTTTCCACAAATAACTTTGAATTACAGAAAGATCCAAATAGCGGTGGATATTCTGTAAAATTTCATCAAACTCCTAGATAA
- the LOC127065338 gene encoding probable sodium/potassium/calcium exchanger CG1090 — translation MCDIANENERMRYRHGRASIHRRKWPLRLALFLVYVLVQFVGSSKLPITYSPSYSSSTEYEESSTLESTVSSYYPTSTEFELTSSMMQTSVPVSISGEHPSRNTKESKNPAKERNKSEKNNEKTNTKSRIREQTKEESKEKETEKEAKAAVGAAAGAAAGAAAGAAAAATKTIPITTATIPTIRTTTAEYVHPTWRPRRENCSPPAIEQFPRPLMGPEARKHGGLIIHVLVAVYTFLGLAIVCDDYFVSSLDRICEELRLSPDVAGATFMAAGSSAPELATVVIGVFFAKDDIGVSGVIGSAVFNIMFVISVCGLCTTTVSKLNWWPLVRDCFFYAVSILVMLGTIYNETISWMESLFMLVMYAVYCIALSFNERLERWAKSYNIPFLPKDDEPAEESALVSYRSLQEDRLSYTGPNSPVTEQAAQIKTQEGNGVQETGEQPPAPKPAPQYYKAKEPDPNEVSPLVMPTDGSKWNLFTWGLVYPIHFMCRATMPDCRQERFRSWYPFTFCVSMVWISFYSYIMVWMITIIGSTLGIPDTVMGLTFVAAGVSVPDALSSLAVIKEGLGDMAVSNAVGSNVFDILVCLGLPWFIQTAMIQPGSHVNVTSRGLTYSTVSLLSTVIFLVVATHMNGWKLDRRYGVVLMAWYLIFIIFASLYELNVFGEMNPPVCPSFF, via the exons ATGTGTGACATCGCAAACGAAAACGAG AGAATGAGATATCGGCACGGTCGTGCCTCGATACACCGAAGAAAATGGCCCTTGCGATTGGCACTGTTTCTCGTCTATGTTCTCGTGCAATTTGTGGGCTCCTCGAAGTTACCAATCACATACTCACCCTCCTACTCGTCCTCAACAGAGTACGAGGAAAGTTCGACGTTGGAATCGACCGTATCTTCTTACTATCCAACATCGACCGAATTCGAATTAACGTCCTCGATGATGCAAACTTCGGTACCAGTGTCAATTTCTGGTGAACATCCATCGAGAAATACGAAGGAATCGAAGAATCCTGCAAAGGAGAGAAACAAGagcgagaaaaataatgaaaaaacgaaTACGAAGTCGAGGATTCGTGAACAAACGAAGGAAGAAtctaaagaaaaggaaacagaaaaagaagccAAGGCGGCCGTTGGTGCAGCAGCAGGTGCAGCAGCGGGTGCAGCAGCGGGTGCAGCTGCAGCTGCGACCAAAACAATTCCAATCACTACCGCT ACTATTCCCACGATACGAACAACAACTGCTGAATACGTTCATCCTACATGGAGaccaagaagagaaaattgttCACCACCTGCTATCGAACAGTTCCCACGTCCTTTGATGGGCCCTGAAGCAAGAAAACATGGCGGACTTATCATACACGTTCTCGTTGCCGTCTACACGTTTCTAGGCTTGGCAATTGTCTGTGATGATTATTTCGTTTCTAGCCTTGACAGAATTTGCGAag AGTTAAGGTTATCGCCAGATGTAGCAGGAGCAACTTTCATGGCTGCTGGATCTTCAGCACCAGAATTGGCTACAGTCGTCATTGGCGTTTTCTTCGCTAAGGATGACATTGGA GTCAGTGGAGTCATCGGTAGCGCCGTTTTCAATATAATGTTCGTTATATCGGTATGCGGTCTTTGTACAACGACCGTTTCCAAATTGAACTGGTGGCCTCTTGTACGAGATTGTTTCTTCTATGCTGTTTCTATTCTCGTTATGCTTGGTACGATCTACAATGAAACCATATCctg GATGGAGTCACTCTTCATGTTGGTCATGTATGCGGTATATTGCATAGCTCTCTCGTTTAACGAAAGACTCGAGCGATGGGCGAAGTCGTACAATATTCCGTTCTTACCCAAGGACGACGAGCCAGCCGAAGAAAGCGCTTTGGTTAGTTATAGATCCTTGCAAGAAGATCGATTATCTTACACGGGGCCTAATTCACCTGTTACCGAACAAGCTGCACAAATAAAAACTCAGGAAG GAAATGGTGTTCAAGAAACCGGTGAACAACCACCAGCTCCAAAACCAGCACCCCAATATTACAAAGCAAAAGAACCTGATCCAAACGAGGTATCGCCACTCGTAATGCCTACAGATGGAAGTAAATGGAATCTTTTCACATGGGGTCTCGTGTATCCTATTCACTTTATGTGTCGAGCCACTATGCCAGATTGTAGGCAAGAAAGGTTTCGAAGTTGGTATCCTTTCACCTTTTGCGTGTCCATGGTGTGGATAAGTTTCTATAGCTACATCATGGTCTGGATGATCACTATTATAG GTAGTACACTTGGTATTCCTGACACAGTGATGGGTCTAACCTTCGTCGCAGCTGGAGTTAGCGTACCAGACgctctttcttctttagcTGTGATAAAAGAAGGCCTTGGTGACATGGCTGTGAGCAATGCCGTTGGTAGTAATGTCTTCGATATTCTTGTATGTTTGGGTTTACCGTGGTTCATACAAACAGCGATGATACAACCGGGTTCTCACGTCAATGTTACTAGCAGAG GCCTAACATATTCAACTGTCTCGTTACTCTCAACGGTAATATTCTTGGTAGTTGCAACACATATGAACGGATGGAAGTTGGATCGACGATATGGTGTAGTATTGATGGCATGGTACTTAATATTCATCATCTTCGCGTCACTCTACGAGCTCAATGTCTTCGGAGAGATGAATCCACCAGTATGCCCGAGCTTCTTTTAA
- the LOC127065339 gene encoding uncharacterized protein LOC127065339 isoform X1, with the protein MIFIENNEEDVCHFKEIYKRKPCFTKSIAHYYAYPNYASGDPYSRCEHSMKHDVNQMVSCGRKKKSKTHRCPSCHCQLNFKRTSSKTRDIDNIEAVFKKTEHIFDSGLTNSGVKKSYSIPLSPKSDPRCHRTHYSKKTSNNCHRQKQHRNEEEDEKFTTIIDDIINKGVENECYNKYPNLPPINTSTNKDCHWKNDQLLQGIQDYSEPESDFLDKCCERYHRSKKCDNSMGEFESNLKKKESDWDEYRQYLKQQYHELDQLKYVSHLCGKLKNVDDQQCKEDDSSNIEQSERKKKPNFLEDETKRKKKEHHFNSELQGIGAKSSKGLQASTSNNKNVSEQRNDKTVQQVEASTSYHCIDGETDGDVDDFLEDEKLCRELKNISYLRPCRRSTTVKNRKVMKSFERTTCDGKEINEKNENSDVVEKSDQFDEDLDLHASKSHILNLIDKALSKEFGPLDAKKRDPVKEEITRQELCIEISRALQSDNCDSLAQTLLSNRGTPDYVRHLKILRWEYLNHIQDKLRKLYDLEKILDDCSSRNSLLTLQSHTNSTDQYKNSRAQVSHQQEQREFKTN; encoded by the exons ATGATCTTCATT gAGAACAACGAAGAAGATGTTTGTCATtttaaagagatatataaaagaaaacctTGCTTTACAAAATCGATCGCTCATTATTATGCTTATCCGAATTATGCTTCTGGCGATCCTTATTCACGATGCGAACATTCGATGAAACACGACGTCAATCAGATGGTTTCCTGTGgacgtaaaaagaaatctaaaacGCATCGTTGTCCTTCCTGTCATTGTCAGCTTAACTTTAAAAGGACATCATCCAAAACGAG GGACATTGATAACATCGAGGCAGTTTTTAAGAAAACCGAGCATATATTCGACAGTGGATTGACAAATAGTGGTGTAAAGAAATCGTACAGCATTCCTCTTTCACCGAAATCAGATCCCCGTTGTCATCGTACTcattattcgaagaaaacatCAAACAATTGTCATCGACAAAAGCAGCATAGGAATGAGGAAGAGGATGAAAAATTCACGACGATAATTGatgatatcattaataaagGTGTCGAGAATGAATGTTATAACAAATATCCGAACCTTCCGCCAATCAACACGTCGACGAATAAGGATTGTCATTGGAAGAACGATCAG tTATTACAAGGTATACAAGATTATTCTGAGCCGGAGAGCGATTTTTTGGATAAATGTTGCGAGAGATATCATCGATCAAAGAAATGCGATAATTCCATGGGAGAATTTGAAtcgaatttgaagaaaaaagaaagcgacTGGGACGAGTACAGGCAATATTTGAAACAACAATATCATGAGCTCGATCAATTGAAGTACGTTTCTCATTTGTGTgggaaattgaaaaatgtcgATGATCAGCAATGCAAGGAAGATGATTCGTCCAACATTGAAcaatcagagagaaagaaaaaaccgaaCTTTCTTGAGgatgaaacgaaaaggaaaaagaaagaacatcaTTTCAATAGCGAATTACAAGGTATTGGTGCGAAGTCTTCCAAGGGGCTTCAAGCTTCGAcgagtaataataagaatgtATCAGAGCag AGAAACGACAAAACTGTTCAACAAGTAGAAGCTAGTACCAGCTATCATTGCATAGATGGAGAAACGGATGGTGACGTCGATGATTTTTTggaagatgaaaaattatgtAGAGAATTGAAGAATATTTCTTACTTGAGACCCTGCCGTAGGTCAACCACTGTCAAAAACAGGAAAGTTATGAAGTCGTTCGAGAGAACGACTTGCGACgggaaagaaattaatgagaaaaatgagaattCTGATGTTGTTGAGAAAAGTGATCAGTTTGACGAGGATCTTGATCTTCATGCCAGCAAGAGTCATATTTTGAATTTGATCGATAAAGCTTTGAGCAAAGAGTTTGGTCCTTTGGATGCGAAAAAg AGAGATCCGGTTAAGGAAGAAATAACACGTCAAGAGCTATGCATTGAGATAAGCCGTGCACTTCAAAGCGATAATTGCGATTCGTTGGCGCAGACGTTGTTGAGCAATCGTGGTACTCCTGATTACGTAAGGCACCTGAAAATCTTACGCTGGGAATATCTAAATCATATTCAGGACAAGTTGAGGAAGTTATATGATCTCGAGAAGATTCTCGACGATTGTTCATCGAGAAATTCGTTATTGACCTTGCAATCGCATACGAATAGCACTGATCAATATAAAAACTCTCGGGCGCAAGTCTCGCATCAGCAAGAGCAGAGAGAATTCAAAACAAATTGA
- the LOC127065339 gene encoding uncharacterized protein LOC127065339 isoform X2, giving the protein MENNEEDVCHFKEIYKRKPCFTKSIAHYYAYPNYASGDPYSRCEHSMKHDVNQMVSCGRKKKSKTHRCPSCHCQLNFKRTSSKTRDIDNIEAVFKKTEHIFDSGLTNSGVKKSYSIPLSPKSDPRCHRTHYSKKTSNNCHRQKQHRNEEEDEKFTTIIDDIINKGVENECYNKYPNLPPINTSTNKDCHWKNDQLLQGIQDYSEPESDFLDKCCERYHRSKKCDNSMGEFESNLKKKESDWDEYRQYLKQQYHELDQLKYVSHLCGKLKNVDDQQCKEDDSSNIEQSERKKKPNFLEDETKRKKKEHHFNSELQGIGAKSSKGLQASTSNNKNVSEQRNDKTVQQVEASTSYHCIDGETDGDVDDFLEDEKLCRELKNISYLRPCRRSTTVKNRKVMKSFERTTCDGKEINEKNENSDVVEKSDQFDEDLDLHASKSHILNLIDKALSKEFGPLDAKKRDPVKEEITRQELCIEISRALQSDNCDSLAQTLLSNRGTPDYVRHLKILRWEYLNHIQDKLRKLYDLEKILDDCSSRNSLLTLQSHTNSTDQYKNSRAQVSHQQEQREFKTN; this is encoded by the exons ATG gAGAACAACGAAGAAGATGTTTGTCATtttaaagagatatataaaagaaaacctTGCTTTACAAAATCGATCGCTCATTATTATGCTTATCCGAATTATGCTTCTGGCGATCCTTATTCACGATGCGAACATTCGATGAAACACGACGTCAATCAGATGGTTTCCTGTGgacgtaaaaagaaatctaaaacGCATCGTTGTCCTTCCTGTCATTGTCAGCTTAACTTTAAAAGGACATCATCCAAAACGAG GGACATTGATAACATCGAGGCAGTTTTTAAGAAAACCGAGCATATATTCGACAGTGGATTGACAAATAGTGGTGTAAAGAAATCGTACAGCATTCCTCTTTCACCGAAATCAGATCCCCGTTGTCATCGTACTcattattcgaagaaaacatCAAACAATTGTCATCGACAAAAGCAGCATAGGAATGAGGAAGAGGATGAAAAATTCACGACGATAATTGatgatatcattaataaagGTGTCGAGAATGAATGTTATAACAAATATCCGAACCTTCCGCCAATCAACACGTCGACGAATAAGGATTGTCATTGGAAGAACGATCAG tTATTACAAGGTATACAAGATTATTCTGAGCCGGAGAGCGATTTTTTGGATAAATGTTGCGAGAGATATCATCGATCAAAGAAATGCGATAATTCCATGGGAGAATTTGAAtcgaatttgaagaaaaaagaaagcgacTGGGACGAGTACAGGCAATATTTGAAACAACAATATCATGAGCTCGATCAATTGAAGTACGTTTCTCATTTGTGTgggaaattgaaaaatgtcgATGATCAGCAATGCAAGGAAGATGATTCGTCCAACATTGAAcaatcagagagaaagaaaaaaccgaaCTTTCTTGAGgatgaaacgaaaaggaaaaagaaagaacatcaTTTCAATAGCGAATTACAAGGTATTGGTGCGAAGTCTTCCAAGGGGCTTCAAGCTTCGAcgagtaataataagaatgtATCAGAGCag AGAAACGACAAAACTGTTCAACAAGTAGAAGCTAGTACCAGCTATCATTGCATAGATGGAGAAACGGATGGTGACGTCGATGATTTTTTggaagatgaaaaattatgtAGAGAATTGAAGAATATTTCTTACTTGAGACCCTGCCGTAGGTCAACCACTGTCAAAAACAGGAAAGTTATGAAGTCGTTCGAGAGAACGACTTGCGACgggaaagaaattaatgagaaaaatgagaattCTGATGTTGTTGAGAAAAGTGATCAGTTTGACGAGGATCTTGATCTTCATGCCAGCAAGAGTCATATTTTGAATTTGATCGATAAAGCTTTGAGCAAAGAGTTTGGTCCTTTGGATGCGAAAAAg AGAGATCCGGTTAAGGAAGAAATAACACGTCAAGAGCTATGCATTGAGATAAGCCGTGCACTTCAAAGCGATAATTGCGATTCGTTGGCGCAGACGTTGTTGAGCAATCGTGGTACTCCTGATTACGTAAGGCACCTGAAAATCTTACGCTGGGAATATCTAAATCATATTCAGGACAAGTTGAGGAAGTTATATGATCTCGAGAAGATTCTCGACGATTGTTCATCGAGAAATTCGTTATTGACCTTGCAATCGCATACGAATAGCACTGATCAATATAAAAACTCTCGGGCGCAAGTCTCGCATCAGCAAGAGCAGAGAGAATTCAAAACAAATTGA
- the LOC127065342 gene encoding uncharacterized protein LOC127065342 — protein MFSSYKYLFVFLADVPICNAAQLRCIGRIRLELLNVKTTSCNCLINCNKVSYLLEETKLTRFKEISPMNTTSFKMTISFSKNKLKRKEWYTFGDFLASIGGAAGLFLGCSALSFVEILYYGTLHLYIYMRYHKPNKM, from the exons atgttttcttcttataagtatctatttgttttcttAGCTGATGTTCCCATCTGTAATGCTGCACAGTTACGTTGTATCGGAAGAATACGATTGGAATTACTTAATGTTAAAACAACTTCTTGTAATTGCCTGATCAATTGCAACAAAGTCTCCTATTTATTGGAGGAAACTAAATTAACAAGatt CAAAGAAATATCTCCCATGAATACCACAAGCTTCAAAATGACGATCAGTTTTTCGAAAAACAAACTTAAACGTAAGGAATGGTACACTTTTGGAGATTTTCTAG CATCTATTGGTGGAGCTGCTGGTTTATTCCTCGGATGCAGTGCATTATCCttcgttgaaatattatattatgggACTTTACATTTGTACATTTATATGCGATACCATAAACCAAACAAAATGTAA